The Agreia sp. COWG nucleotide sequence GTGACCGTCCTGCGGCCGGGCGCCATCTACGGGCCCGCGAGCGTGCACCCGAGAGAACTGTGGTTCATCAAGAGAGCGCTCGACAGGCGCCCCGTGCAGATTCTGAACTGGGGCGGGCAGAGCAGGTTCCATCGCAGCAACAGCCGCACCATCGCCGAGCTCGTCCGCCTGGCCGCGCGCTCTCCAGGGCGACGAGTGCTCAACGCCGTCGATGACGACGCGCTCACCACGAGCGAGATCGCCCACATCACGAATGCGTTTCTCGATCACCATCCAACGGAGTTCCTCATCCCCGGTGCCTCGGCCCTCGGAGACACGCCCTGGTCTGTGCCCGAGCCCATCGTCGCCGACATGTCCGAGGCCGTGGCACAGCTGGGTTATCGTCAGGTCGCAACCTATGCCGACTCGCTGCCGGCGATGGTGAAGCGCATCGTCGATACGATCGGCGCCCGAGACTGGTCGACGGCCTACCCCGCTTTTCTTCGGGCGAACGGCCCCGATGCCTTCGACTACGCAGCGGAGGATGCCTGGGTTCGCGCGGCCCTCTAGGCCTGCCGTAACACGGCGTCCGCTATCTTCTGAGCCACCTGTTCTGCCGGGATGAGCGCGGTATCGATGACGTCGGCCTCATCGTGCAGCCATGCCCGGGCCGCCTCGTCGTAGGCCTCGAGATACGAGAGCCTGAACCTCGACGGTCCCATGACGGTGTCGCTCATGATCCTGTCGTGCAAGACGGTCCGGTCGGCGTGCAAAACGAAATGTCGCACAGGGATTGCGTACTCGGCAAGGCCCGAGCTGATCTCACGCCAGTAGCTCTCCACCAGAACGGTCATCGGCATGACGAGAGTGCCACCCGTGTAGCTCAGAACTCGACGTGCCGTCTCGACGACGAGGGGGCGCCATGGTGGCCAGTGCTGAAAGTTGTCGGTCTGCGGCAGCCCGGGCGTGATGTCCATCAACACCTCGCCCACCTTCTCCGCGTCGAGGACCCGGGCATCCGGCAGCAGTTGCTGCACGAGCGCGGCGGTCGTGGTCTTGCCTGCACCGTGGGTGCCATTGAGCCAGACGATCATGCATCGGACTCTAGCGGTCTACCACGGCCTCGTAGCTGTCACCGTGCGCACCGGCCAGGGCCGTCGCACGCCCGTTCACCGAAACCACCATTCGGCCGTCGGGGTCACGCCTGAGCTGCCGGGTGATGCGCGGGAGGATGTTCCTCCCCTCGTTGCTGATCCACGTAACGTTCGGCAGGGAGCGCATGAGCTCCGAGAATTTCTGCCGCACGTCGAGATCGACATAGGCCAGAACGGCACTGTGGAACACCACGACATGGCAATCGGCGGGTGTGCTGGCGACGAGCCCGGGCAACGCCTCCAGCATGTCGCCGCGCTGGACATTCGGCGGGTCCGCGGCGGCGATCTCGAACGCCGCAGCCAGGCGAGCACGCCGTTCCTCGTGCTCCGGCCAGACGAGGGTCGTCAACCACGCTCTCTCGTCGGGGTCTCGAACGCTCAGCGGGTTCAGGTCGACACCAGCGCGCCAGGCGACCAGGGGAAGACGCGTGGGCACGCTCTGCTCGTCGATG carries:
- a CDS encoding NAD(P)-dependent oxidoreductase, with the protein product MDKIAFVLGGSGQVGEAVIPALLRDGWHVRAGSRSQHSWPDGVEGVLVDRQIDESFSAALGAGVDLLVDCVAYTHDNAHQLGRAADRIGSAVVLSSVSVYCDSRGRTLDEATGADDFPVLPIPIAEGQSRTAPGDTTYSTRKVAMEDVLLADDMRIPVTVLRPGAIYGPASVHPRELWFIKRALDRRPVQILNWGGQSRFHRSNSRTIAELVRLAARSPGRRVLNAVDDDALTTSEIAHITNAFLDHHPTEFLIPGASALGDTPWSVPEPIVADMSEAVAQLGYRQVATYADSLPAMVKRIVDTIGARDWSTAYPAFLRANGPDAFDYAAEDAWVRAAL
- a CDS encoding AAA family ATPase; its protein translation is MIVWLNGTHGAGKTTTAALVQQLLPDARVLDAEKVGEVLMDITPGLPQTDNFQHWPPWRPLVVETARRVLSYTGGTLVMPMTVLVESYWREISSGLAEYAIPVRHFVLHADRTVLHDRIMSDTVMGPSRFRLSYLEAYDEAARAWLHDEADVIDTALIPAEQVAQKIADAVLRQA
- a CDS encoding DUF2332 domain-containing protein, producing the protein MTETAVAQLYQRFADREARGVSDVYFDWATGIARDAGVLQLVAGLPERKRQPNLVFAAARLGGAPEAGYAEMRDWLVARWVDVLAQVMARSTQTNEAARCAVLLPVLSRLPGRLALIEVGASAGLCLLPDRYSYLYEAPGCTVRLDPDDGPSAVAIRCRIDEQSVPTRLPLVAWRAGVDLNPLSVRDPDERAWLTTLVWPEHEERRARLAAAFEIAAADPPNVQRGDMLEALPGLVASTPADCHVVVFHSAVLAYVDLDVRQKFSELMRSLPNVTWISNEGRNILPRITRQLRRDPDGRMVVSVNGRATALAGAHGDSYEAVVDR